GGCGACCTCGGAGCGGACGTGCTGCAGGGCGGGGCGGGCGACGACGTGGTCTGGGGCGGCGGCGGCTTGGTCCCCGGCGCGGACGCCGGCGACTGGATCGACGGCGGCGAGGGCAGCGACTTCGTCCACGGCAACCAGGGCGACGACACGGTGCTGGGCGGGCTCGGCGCCGACGTCGTCCACGGCGGCCAGGGCGCCGACCGGCTGGAGGGCGAGGACGGTGCGGATACGCTGTCCGGCGACCAGGGAGACGACGTCCTGATCGGCGGCGCCGGCGCCGACCGCTTCCTGGTGTTCGCCGGCGGCGGCGTCGACCGCATCCTGGACTTCGACGTTCAGGAGGGCGACCGCCTGCACCTGGACGCCGGTCTCAGCTACACGCTTCGCCAGGACGGCGCCGACACCATCGTCGACCTCGGCGGCGGCCAGCGCGTCGTGCTTGCGGACGTGCGCTCGGAGACCCTCGGCGACGGCTGGATCGTCGGCGGCTGACGAGGGCCGCCGGCCCCTGTCCGCGCAGGTTCCGGCGCTGCAGGGACAGCCGGCTCGCCCAAAGGCGCTAGTTCGGCGTTCTCCCCCGGAGCGGGTCCGCCCCGGCGTGGCCCCAAGGGCTCCGGCGGGCGACGCGCTTGCCTGAAGGCCGGCGAGGGGCGCCTCCCGAGGCTCCCGGATCGACGGCCCAGATCGCACGACGGCGATCTTGTCGCCGACGAACCTCCGGAGCGCCGTCCGCCTCATGCCGTCCGCCTTCTTCACGATCGGTCACTCGACGCGGCCGCTGCCGGACTTCGTCGACCTTCTGAGGGAGAACGGTGTCGACCTGGTCGCCGACGTGCGATCGATGCCGCGGTCGCGCACCAACCCGCAGTTCAACGAGGCGGACCTGCCCGCGGCGCTGGCGCCATGGCAGATCGGCTACGCGCACCTGGCCGAGCTCGGCGGCCTGCGGGCCAGGCAGCGGAGCATTGATCCGTCGTCCAACGGCTACTGGCGGGTGCGCAGCTTCCAGAACTACGCCGACTACGCCCTGACGCCCCCGTTCGCGGCCGGCCTGGGCCGCCTTCGTGACCTCGGCGCGCACCGCCGCTGCGCGATCATGTGCGCGGAAGCGGTCTGGTGGCGCTGCCATCGACGGATCATCGCCGACTACCTGCTCGCGGCCGGCGAAGAGGTCCGGCACATCCTGGGGCCCGCGCACGTCGAGCTCGCCCATCTCACGCCGGGCGCGGTCGTCCACGGCGACGGCCGCGTGACCTATCCGGCCGCCGATCCGTCGACGGGTTAGGCCGGCCCCGTCGACGACGCCCGCGTGCAGCCGAGGGCGCCCTCCGGGCCGGGCCGATCCGCGGCGGGTTTGTCCGGGCGCAAAGTACGCGCCCGGCCGAGCGGGCAGGCTCTTCAACGAAGGAGACGAGCATGACCCTCGAAACCACCCTCGTGCGCGACATCGCCGTCACCCGCCCCGGGGCGACGGCCGTGCTCCGCCGGCACAGGATCGACTTCTGCTGCAACGGCGGCCTGTCGCTGGCCGAGGCGGCCGCCCGCCGGGACGTCGACCTGGGCGCGGTCGCGCGCGAGCTGGAGGCGCTCACGCCCGAGCCGCGGACGACGCCCGAGCAGCCGGAGGCGCTGATCGAGCATATCCTCAAGCGCTTCCACGAGGTCCATCGCCGCGAATTCCCCGAAGCCATCCGCATGGCCCGGCGGGTCGAGGCCGTGCACCGGGCCAACACGGACTGCCCGCACGGCCTGGCGGATCATCTGGCGCAGATGTCCGAGGACCTGGAGAGCCACCAGCAGAAGGAGGAGCGGATGCTCTTCCCGATGATGCTGGCGGGCGGACGCGGCATGACGGGCCTGCCGATCCGGCGGATGCTGGTCGAGCACGAGGAGGTCGGCGCGCAGCTGGAGCGGCTTGCGGAGCTGACCGGCGAGTTCGAGCCGCCACAGGGCGCCTGCACGACCTGGCGCGCGCTCTATCAGGCCTGCCGCAAGCTCGACGAGGATTTGCGGGAACACATGCACCTGGAGAACAACGTGCTGTTTCCGCAGTTCGCCCGAGCGCTCTGATCCGGAGCGGCGTTCTGACTCGCGCCAGACACGCCCCCGGGTGCGGCCGCCCTGCGGCCCCCCATGGGTCCTCCCGCCCGGCGGGCCCTCGGCCCGGTGCGGGACGCCCCGACAGGGAAGGTCCGCGTCCGCCGGCGGCTTTCGTGGGGGGTGGCGACGACGCCGCGTTCCTCGAAGACATTCGGGCTTTCCTGGCGCGTGAGCTGACCCCTGATCTCCGGGAAGCGTCGCGGCGGACCGTGGGCGTCTACACGGACGTGGCGAGCGGCTTGGTCTGGCATCGCCGCCTGCACGCCCGAGGCTGGATCGCGCCGGCGTGGCCGGCGCAATGGGGCGGCGCGGGCTGGAGCGCGCGCCAGCGCTACCTATGGGACCGCGAGTGCGCGCTGAACGACGCCCCGGTGCTCTTCGCGGCCGGAGTCCGCAGCCTGGGGCCGTTGCTGATCGAGGCCGGAACGGCCGCACAGCGGGCGGAGCACCTGCCGCGGATCCTCAGCGGCGAAGCCCTGTGGTGCCAGGGGTTCTCCGAGACGGGCGCCGGGTCGGACCTGGCCGGCGTCGCCACGCGCGCGGCGCAGGACGGAGACGACTATCTGGTGACGGGGGCGAAGGTCTGGACGACCGGCGCGCACCTCTCGAACTGGATGTTCGCCCTGGTGCGCACCGCGGACGGCGACCGCAAGCAGGCCGGCCTGACGTTCCTGCTGATCGACATGGCGAGCGCCGGGATTTCGGTCTCGCCGATCCGAGACATCTCGGGCGAGCACGAGCTGAACCAGGTCTTCTTCGACGCCGTGCGGGTTCCCGTCGCCAACCGCGTGGGCGCCGAGAACGATGGCTGGGTCGTCGCCAAGCGGCTGATGCAGCTCGCCAGGTCGAACAACACGCCGGCGGCGCTGGTCCGCCGCTCCCTGAACCGCGTCCGCCGCGTCGTGACTGAAGACGCGGCGGCGGACCCCGCCCTGCGGCGTCGCCTCGCCGAGCTGGAGATCGAGCTGGAGGCCTTCACGGCGCTGGAGCTGGCGGCGCTCCCGGAGGGACGACCCGAGGCGTCGGCCGTCAGCGCCCCCTCGATGGTCAAGCTGGTCGGCACTGAGCTGCATCAGAAGGTGCACGCGCTCGGCGTCGATGTCGCCTGCGCCGCCGGGGCCCCGCACCTGGCCGCCGGGGAGTTCGGCGATCCTGAACTCGACGCGGCGCAGCTCTTCATGGCCAAGCACCTGGCGGGGCGCGCGTCGACGATCTACTCCGGGAGCAGCGAGACCCAGAGGAATGTGATCTTCCGAGGCCGGCTCGGCTCGCGGCCGTGACCGTGGACGCTCGCCGCCGCCTTACGGCCGGCGTCGGCGCAGCCCGGCTGATCGAGGCCCGGCGTCGAGCCGCGACATGACGGCCGCGCCGGCGCGCCCCAAGACGGCGGCCGGGGAGGCCGTGGAGATCTTCGGCCAAGTCGCGGCGAGCGCCATCGGCGCTCCGCCCCGCCGGATGCGCCCAGCGCACGAGCGCCACGAGCTGCCGACGTCTCAGGTCATGGCCGCGGAAGAGGCCATATTCGATGCAAAAACGGGTGATAATGCGTCAGATGTGGTAAGTAATAGAATCTTGAGAACTGTAATTCAAGGATGTGTCCCAAGAGGCCCGGGCATGATGCCTGCGTATTGTTGGTATCGTTAGTAAGTTGTACGGCTTGGTTCTGCGGGCCACGATCCCGCCCTTTCTGGTCGCATCCGCCGCGGCCAGCTTTGCTTCACCGGCAAGGGCCGAAGCGCAGACCGGTGGAAGCCCCACCATCACCCTCGGTGCAGCCACCCAGCAGGTCGGGAAAGGCGCCGGCCAGACCCGCGGCGAGCCCACGGTCTTCGCGGCGTTGCGCACGGGCAGGGGCCCCCTTTACGCGAGCGCCTCGGCGAACACGGTCAGGCTCGGTCCCGGTGGCGAGGGCGAAGCAAACCTGACCGTGGGCGCCAGGTCGAAGGCGGCCGGCTTCGAAGGCCATGCCGGCGTCCACCTCATGCAGCGGCTCGGTGCGGAGGAAGGCTTCGACGGCCGATGGGTCGAGTACGAAGTGGGCGTCTCGCGCGCCCTCGGCCGCGCGAGCGCCGCGCTCATCGTCAACTATTCGCCGGACGCCGACGGCCCCGCTCGGGAGGCCTGGTGGAACCAGGCTCTGGTCGCCTGGGGCCTCACGGACGCGAGCCGGATCTCGGCAGCCGTGGGTCGCCGGACGGCCGACGGTGGGGGCGACTACAACGCCTGGAATATCGGGTTCACGCACCGAACCCCGGCGGGCGCGGCCTTCGACGTTCGCTTCCTCGACACCGACAAGCACGAGTTCGGCGGCGAGTTCGGTCGACGCCTCGTCGGCACGCTCTCCCACACCTTCTGATTCCCACACCTTATGGCGGTCCGGACGTCGACCGGACCGAGATGCACCTCGTGTGCGACCGCCGCCAGAAAGAGGCCCCACAATGCGTCTTGCCAACCTATCCGTATCGCGAAAGCTGGTCCTGGCTTTCGGGATCATGGTCGCCATCAGCATCGCGTCTTCCGCCCTCAGCATCGTCAGGATGCGCGAGGCGGCGGAGGCGACGCGGTGGAACAACCACACCCATGAGGTGCTGGCCGCCGCCAACGCGGTGGGCGCGGCCATGGTCGACCAGGAGACGGGCGTCCGGGGCTTCCTGATCGCGGGCGACGATCGCTTCCTCGAGCCCTACGAGGCGGGCGGCAAGGCTTACGGCGAGGCGTTCGAGCGCCTGAAGACCCTGACCTCTGACAACGCGGAACAGCAGGTCCGCATTGAGGCCCTGGGCGTTGCGGCGGCTGGCTGGCGCGACCAGGTCGCGGCCGTCGAGATCCGCAAGATGAAGGATCCCGCGATGGTCGAGGAAGCTCGCCAGATGGAGGCGTCGCAGGCGGGGAAGACGTTCATGGACGAGATCCGCGGGCGGCTGGGCGAAATCCGCTCGGCGGAAGAGGTCCTGCTTGAGAAGCGCTCCACGGAGCAGCGCCAGGACGAGGCCGAAGCCCAACTCACACTGATCCTCGGCGGCGTGGCCGGCGTGGTCTGCGCGATCATCCTGGGCGTCATGCTGAGCCGGGCGATCGCCGCGCCGCTCGTGGCCCTGCAGGGCGTGATGCGCAAGCTGGCGTCCGGCGACAACACCGTCGAGGTCGACGGCGTCGATCGCAAGGACGAGGTGGGGGCCATGGCCGCGGCCGTGCAGGTGTTCAAGGAGGCGGCCATCGAGAAGCTGCGGCTGGAGGGCATGACGGCCGAGCAGGCGAAGGCCGCCGAAGAGGACCGCCGCCGGCAGGAGACGGCCAAGGCCGAGGCCGCCCGCCAGCTGGCTCTGGTCGTCGAGAACATCGCCGCCGGCCTGGAAAAGCTGTCCGGCGGGGAGCTCACCTACCGCATCGTCCAGCCGTTCTCGGGCGAGTACGAGAAGCTCCGCACCGACTTCAACGCCGCCATGGGCCAGCTGCAGGAAACGATGCAGGTGGTCGCGGGCAATGTTCGCGCCATGACGGCGGGCGCCGGCGAGATCAGCCAGGCCGCCGACGATCTTTCCAAGCGGACCGAACAGCAGGCCGCGAGCCTGGAGGAGACCGCCGCGGCGCTCGACCAGATCACCGCCACCGTCCGGAAGACCGCTGAGGGGGCGATCGACGCCAGCACGGTGGTGAACACCGCCAAGGAAGACGCCGAACACTCCGGCGACGTCGTCCGCAACGCCGTCTCCGCAATGAGCGAGATCGAACGGTCCGCCCAGCAGATCAGCCAGATCATCGGAGTGATCGACGAGATCGCCTTCCAGACCAACCTGCTGGCCCTGAATGCGGGCGTGGAAGCGGCGCGGGCCGGCGACGCCGGCAAGGGCTTCGCGGTGGTCGCTTCGGAAGTCCGCGCGCTCGCCCAGCGCTCGGCCGAGGCGGCCAAGGAGATCAAGACGCTGATCGGCGCGTCCACCCAGCAGGTGGCGCAGGGCGTCTCGCTGGTGGGTGAGACCGGGGAGGCCCTGGAGCGCATCGTTGGCCAGGTTTCCCGGATCACCAGCATCGTGACCGAGATCGCCGCCTCCGCCCAGGAGCAGGCCACAGGGCTGCATCAGGTGAACACAGCGGTGAACCAGATGGACCAGGTGACCCAGCAGAACGCCGCCATGGTGGAGGAGTCGACGGCCGCCAGTCACAACCTGGCGCAGGAAGCGCAGGAGCTTTCGACCCTCATCGGACGCTTCAAGGTCGGGCAGACGGCGGCGGCGCCGCTCAAGGCGCGGACCCCTGCGGCCCCCCGCGGAAGGCGCCCGGCGCTGAAGGCGGTCTCGAGCCACGTCGGCGGCGGAGGGGCCCTGCGCAAGCCGGAGGTCGAAGTCGTGGCCGACGCCGATCGCTGGGAGGAGTTCTGATGACGCGCCAGGCCCCACCCGTACGCGACCTGCCGGCCGAGCTGATCTCGATCCGTGTCGGCGACCAGCTGTTCGCCCTCGACATCATGGTGGTTCGCGAGATCCGCGGCTGGTCGGCGTCGACGCCTCTGCCGCAGGCGCCAGCCTACGTGCTGGGGATGATCAACCTGCGCGGCACGGTCCTCCCGGTGCTCGACCTGGCCTCGCGCCTCGGCCTGCCTCCGAGTCGTCCCGACAGCTCGTCGGTGGTGGTCGTGGCCGAATTCGGGGCGCGGCCCGTGGGCCTGTTGGTCAGCGCCGTGTGCGACATCATCACCGTCGCGCCGGAGCAGGTGCAGACCGCGCCCGACCTGGGCGATCTCGGGGAGAGCGCCGTCGTGCAGGGGGTGATCACCCTCGAAAACGAGATCGTAACCCTGCTGGATCTGAATGCGGCCTGGCCGGAGGCGCTATTGGCGGCGTGAGGTGCGGTCGGTCAGGTCGCGCCTGGCCTTCCGCGCGCGCGAGCAGACACGAGGCGATCGTCGTCAAGACGTCGTCTCCCGCCGCAGAGCGAGTCAGCTGAGACACATCCTCAGGGTCGGTTCACGGCAGGTCGGCGGGTGGAGGTGGAGGCAGCGGCGGCTCGCGATCGCCCGCAGAGGTCAGAACAGATGCTGGCTGAGGCGCGCAGGCTTCTCGTCGGAAGGGTCGGCTGACGAGCGCGCTTCTCGACGTCGCGCCGGAGACCGCCCCGGCGCAATCAGCTCGGTAGCAACAGACTTGAACGTCTCTGAAACGAGCGAATTCGAAGGTGCAGATACAAAACCGCTGCTCTGCCAGCTGAGCTGATCCGGCCCGGTGGGCCCGCCGCCTATGGGGGGAAGCCGCCCGCTTCCGCAAGGGCGCGGTTGGACGGCGGGCGCGCCTGTGCTTGCCTGGCCGGATAACCAGACAGGGAGGGTCCGATGCGGTTCGAAGAGTACCGGGCGCACGATGCGGTGGGGCTGGCCGAGCTTGTGGCCCGCGGCGAGGTCTCGGCCGGCGAGCTGCTGGACGCGGCGGTCACGCGGATGGCGGAGGTCAACCCGCGGATCAACGCCGTCACCCTGGACCTGTCCGACGTGGCGCGGACGGCGGCGCCCGGATCGGGGCCGCTCGCGGGCGTCCCGTTTCTGCTGAAGGACCTGGGGGCGACGCTGGCCGGGACGGTCACCAGCGGCGGCTCGAAGCTGTTCGCGGACGCCGCGGCGGAGGCCGACAGCGCTACGACCCGGCTCTACAAGGCCGCGGGGCTCAACATCTTCGGCAAGACCAACACGCCCGAGTTCGGCCTGTGGCCGGTCACCGAATCCGAGCACCTGGGCGTCTGCCGCAATCCCTGGGATCTCGCCCGCACGCCGGGCGGCTCGTCGGGCGGGGCGGCGGCGGCGGTCGCGGCCGGGATCGTGCCGGCGGCCCACGCCAGCGACGGCGGCGGCTCGATCCGCACGCCGGCCGCCTGCTGCGGCCTGTTCGGGATGAAGCCGTCGCGGGGGCGGGTCAGCTTCGCGCCGCAGGGCGAGGGCTGGGCCGGCGCCTCGGTGCAGCACGCGGTGACGCGGTCGGTCCGGGACAGCGCCGCCCTGCTGGACGCCGTCTGCGCGCCGCAGCCGGGCGATCCCTATTTCCTGCCGCCGCCCGAGCGGCCGTTCCTGGAGGCGGCGGGCCGCGATCCCGGCCGGCTGCGGATCGGCTTCACCACCGCGGCGCTGCAGTCGCAGGCGCTGGACCCCGAATGCGCCGAGGCCGTGCGCGACGCCGCGAAGCTCTGCGAGGACCTCGGCCATGCCGTGGAAGAGGTGAAGGTCCCCGGCGACTTCCCCGCCATGCAGGCGGCCGCCGGCCTGGTGATCGCCGCCAGCGTCGCGGCAAACCTCGACGCCGAGGCCGAACGCCGCGGCCGGCCCGTCGGGAAGGGCGAGGTCGAGGGGCTGACGATGGCCACCTACCGGCGGGGGCAGGGGGTGACCGGCTCGGCCTACGTCCAGGCGCTGGCGACGCTGCACGCCTTCGGCCGCGACGTGGCGGCGCTGTTCGAGACCTACGATGTGCTGCTGCTCTCGACCCTGGGGCGTCCGGCGATTCCGATCGGCTGGATCTTCGAGGACCGGGACCAGATCGCCGATCGCCTGTTCAGCTTCATGCCGAACACCCAACCCTTCAACAATTCGGGGCAGCCGGCGATGACCGTGCCGCTGGCCTGGAGCGGGGAGGGCTTGCCGATCGGCCTGCAGTTCGTCGGCCGCACGGGCGAGGAGGCGATGCTGTTCAGCCTGGCGGGCCAGCTGGAGCGGGCCCGGCCCTGGTTCGACAGGGTCGCGCCGCTCTAGGCCCTTCGCGCGCGGCGCTGCTGGATCAGCCAGGCGCCGATCACGCCCGTGGCCACCGCCCCGATCAGCAGGGTCGAGACGGCGTTGATCTCGGGGTTCACGCCCAGCCGAACCTGGCTGTAGATCCGCATCGGCAGCGTGGTCGCCCCGGGGCCCGAGGTGAAGCTCGCGATCACCAGGTCGTCCAGCGACAGCGTGAAGGCCAGCATCCAGGCGGCGGCCACGGCCGGGGCGATGTTGGGCAGGGTCACGGTGAGGAACGCCTGCCAGGGCGTGCGGCCAAGGTCGCGGGCGGCCTCCTCCAGCCGCGGATCGAAGCTGGCCAGCCGGGCCTGCACCACGACCGTGGCGTAGCAAAGCGTCAGGGTCGCGTGGCTGAGCGTCACCGTCCAGAAGCCGCGGGGGACGCCGGCGGCCACGAACAGCAGCAGGAGCGACAGGCCCAGGATCACCTCGGGCATGACGAGGGCGCCGTAGATCATGCCCGCCAGCCCCGTGCGGCCGCGGAACCGCCCGGCGCGGGCGAGGGCCACCGCCGCGAGGGCGCCGAGCCCGGTCGCCATCGTTGCGGAGAGGGCGCCGACCCGCAGCGTCGTCCAGATCGCCTCCAGCATCTGCCGGTCGTGGAACAGGGCCCGGTACCAGCGCAGGGAAAAGCCGCTCCAGACGGTGACCAGCCGCCCGTCGTTGAAGGAGTAGAGCACCAGGATGGCGATGGGCGCGTAGAGGAACAGCAGGCCGAGCCCGATGGCCGCGACGCCGAAGGCCGAGGGTCCGCGCCTCATCCCAGCACCCGGCGGGGCTGGCGCTCGAACAGCAGGATGGGGACGAGCAGGGTGGCGAGCAGCGCAATCGCCACCGCCGAGGCCGCCGGCCAGTCGCGGTTGGCGAAGAACTCGGTCCAGATCACCCGGCCCAGCATCAGGGTCTCGGAGCCGCCCAGCAGGTCGGGGACCACGAACTCGCCCGCCATGGGGATGAAGCAGAGCAGGGCGCCGGCGGCCACCCCGGGCAGCGACAGCGGGAAGGTGACGGTCCAGAACGCCCGCAGCGGGCCGGCCCCCAGATCCCGCGCCGCCTCCACCAGCCGCTCGTCCCGGCGTTCCAGCACCGCGTAGAGCGGCAGCACCATGAACGGCAGGTAGGCGTAGACGAGCCCGAGGATCACCGCGGCTTCGGTGTTCAGCAGGTCGACCGGCGGCAGGCCGGCGGCGCCGAGGACGGCGTTGAGCAGGCCGGCGGGCTTGAGGATGGCGATCCAGGCGTAGATGCGGATCAGGAAGCTGGTCCAGAACGGCAGGATCACGGCCAGGACGAGGGCGCTGCGCAGGCGCGGCCGGCAGCGGACGATCCCCCAGGCCATCGGGTAGCCGACCAGCAGCAGGAGGACGGTGGCCGTGGCGCTGATCCGCAGACTGGAGGCGTAGGCGTCCAGGTAGAGCCGGTCGGCGGCGAGGCGGGCGTAGGTCTCGAGGTCCAGCCCCGCCAGGAACGCCCGCAGCCCGGCGACACCGGCGCTCCAGTCGATCCGCGGCGCGTAGGGCGGCATCGCGAGCGCCGTGTCGGACAGCGAGAGCCTGGCGACCAGCAGGACGGGAAAGCCGAAGAAGACCAGCAGCCACGCATAGGGCAGCAGGGCCGCCAGGCCCGACCGGTCGCGCCTCATGCGGGCAGGTCCCAGGCCGCCTCGGCAGGCCACGACAGCCAGACCGGCGCGCCGGACGGCGCGGGCGGCTCCCCCGCGGTGTTGGCCCGGCTGGCGAGGATGCGCCCCTCGGCGGTGTCGACCACGTAACGGGTGCGGTCCCCCAGGAACGCCGCCTCGCGCACCGTCCCGGCCAGGCTCCCGGGGGCTGGCGCGCCGTGGACCTCCACCCGCTCGGGCCGCACCGCCAGCCAGCCGCCGCCGTCGCGTGGCAAGAGGTTCACCTCGCCGACGAACTCGGCCACGGCCCGGCTCGCCGGCCGCTCGTAGACCTGGCGCGGGGCGCCGACCTGGACGATGCGGCCCGCCTGCATCACCGCCAGCCGGTCGGCCATGGCCATCGCCTCGTCCTGGTCGTGGGTGACCACGACGAAGGTCAGGCCGAGCCGGCGCTGCAGGGCCGTAAGTTCGCCCTGGGTCTCGCCCCGCAGCTTGCGGTCCAGCGCCGCCAGCGGCTCGTCCAGCAGCAGGATCCTGGGACGCGGCGCGAGGGCGCGGGCGAGGGCCACGCGCTGCTGCTGGCCGCCGGACAGCTGGTGCGGCTTGCGGCCGGCGAGCCCCTCGAGCTTCACCAGCGCCAGCATCTCCTCGACGCGGGCCGCGGCCTCGCGCCGGGGCAGGCCCTTCAGGCCATAGGCGACGTTCCCCGCGACCGTCAGGTGCGGGAAGAGGGCGTAGCTCTGGAACATCATGCAGACCGGCCGCCGGTGGGGCGGGAGGCCGGCGACGTCCGCCCCGTCCAGCAGGATGCGGCCGGCGTCGGGCGTCTCGAACCCGGCCAGCAGGCGCATCAGGGTGGTCTTGCCGCAGCCCGAGGGGCCGAGGAGGGCGAAGAACTCGCCTTCGCGGATGGCGAGGTCGACCCCGTCCACGGCGGCGTGGCCCGCGAAGCGCCGGCTCACGCCCTCGAAGCGGACGATGTCGGCGGCGGTGCTCACCGGCCGGTCAGGACCCGCGTCCACTGGCGGTTCACCTCGCGCAGCAGGGCCTGATCCTTGGTGGTGGTGACGAAGAGCCGGTCCATCAGCTCGGGGCCCGGATAGACGTTGGGATCGTTCCGCACCGCCGGGTCCACCAGCGCCGTCGCCGCGGCGTTGGCGTTGGCGTACTGGGTGTAGTCGGAAGCCCGCGCGATCACCTCGGGGCGGAGCATGTAGGCGATGAAGCGGTGCGCCGCATCGGGGTTCGGCGCGTCCTTCGGGATGGCGAAGACGTCGAACCAGACCTGGCTGCCCTCCTTCGGGACCACATAGCCCAGGGCGACGCCGGTCTTCGCCTCCTGGGCGCGCGCCTTGGCCTGCAGCACGTCGCCCGAATAGCCGACCGCCACGCAGGCGTCGCCGTTCGCCAGGGCCTCAATGTATTCGGACGAGTGGAACTTGCGCACGTAGGGCCGGGCCTTCAGCAGCAGGTCGGTGGCGGCCGCGTAGTCGGCCGGCGCGGTCGAATTCGGGTCCTTGCCCAGGTAGTTGAGCGCGACGGCGTACATGTCCTCGGAGGCGTCGAGGAAGTAGACGCCGCAGTCCTGCAGCCGGGCGAGGTTGGCCGGCTCGAGCACCACCGCCCAGCTGTCGATGGCGACGCCCGGCAGGCGCCTGGCCACCTCGGCGGCGTTGTAGCCGATGCCGATCGTGCCCTGCATGTAGGGCACGGCGTACTTCGCGCCCGGATCGAACGCGGCCAGCCGCTCCATCAGCGGCGGCGAGAGGTTCGACAGCCCCGGCAGCTTGGCCTTGTCCAGCGGCTGGACCGCGCCGGCGGCGATGTAGCGGGGCAGGTTGTGGTTGGACGGGACCACCAGGTCGTAGCCGGTGTTTCCCTGCAGCACCTTGGTCTCGAGCACCTCGTTGGAATCGAAGGTGTCGTAGACGACGCGGACGCCGGTCTCCTCGGTGAAGGCGTCGAGCAGGGCGGGGTCGATGTAGTCCGACCAGTTGTAGATCCGCAGCTCCTCGGCGGGCTTTCCGCCGCAGGCCGCCAGCATCAGGGCCAGAGCCAGCCCGACCGCCTTCGCCCAGTGCGCCCAGTGCGCCATGCCATCCCCCAAAGCTTGCGGCGCAGGTTATAGGGGCTCGTTCCGACCCGTTAAGCCCGAAAAGCCGAGCGCCCCGCCGATGCCCGCCCTCTGGACCGCGACCCTGCCGGTGCTGCTGCTGGTCGCCTCGAACGTGTTCATGACCTTCGCCTGGTACGGCCACCTGAAGGTCGAGCACCGGCCGCTGTGGATCATCGTCCTGGTGAGCTGGGGGATCGCGTTCTTCGAATACTGGCTGGCGGTGCCGGCGAACCGGATCGGCCGGCTCGTCTACGAGCCGGCCGAGCTGAAGGCCATGCAGGAGGTGATCACCCTGGCGGTGTTCGCCGTCTTCTCGGTGGCCTACCTGGGCGAGAAGCTCACCCTGAACCACGGCGTCGGCTTCGCGCTGATCGCGCTGGGCGCCTGGTTCGTGTTCAAGGGGCCGCTCCAGCCGCCCCTCTAACCGCCGGGCGCCGCGCCGGCGGGCGGGACCATGACCGTCAGCTCGTTGGTCTTGGTCATGAACTTCACGCCCTTGACCCGGCCGTCGGTGTACTTGCCCCAGTAGCCGCTGACCTCGATCGGCGTCTCGACCTGAGCGCCGGGCGCCGTGGGCTTCGTGGCGATCACGTCCACCTCGTAGACCCCGTCGGGCGGCGAGGCGGCGTAGATCCGCGGCAGGAACGCGGGATCGCCCCAGCCGGCGCTGGACGTCTTGCCCGTCGCTTTCAGGTTCAACCCGCCGGCGTGGCTGACCTCGACGGATCCGGAATCGACCGAGAGGATCTGCTCCTGGCCCGCGTACATCGCGGCGGGCCGCGCGAGCGATTTCTTCTTCTCGGGGGGCGGGGTGGCCTCGGCCTGGCTGACCTGGCCCTGGCAGGCCGTGAGGGACAGGCAGGCCAGGGCGCCTGCGACAAGCATCATCCTACGCATGGCGATCGCGTTTCTCCCGTGTTCCGGGCGGCGATTCTTTTGTGATGCCGTCTGGCGACTCGCGGGCCGCCGCCCTCGCCCTGCGGGCAGTTTGCGCCGATAACCGCGTTTGGCGAGCTTTTTCGGCCGCGTGCTTTGGCGAAAGCCCCGCTCGGCCTATAAGCGCCGGTCTCCGATCCAGGCCCCAAGATACATGTCGCGCATCCTCATCACCTCGGCCCTGCCCTACATCAACGGGATCAAGCACCTGGGAACGCTCGCGGGCTCCATGCTGCCGGCGGACGTCTATGCGCGCTTCCAGCGGGCGAGGGGGCGCGAGACCCTCTACATCTGCGCCACCGACGAGCACGGCACGCC
The Phenylobacterium zucineum HLK1 genome window above contains:
- a CDS encoding DUF488 domain-containing protein — encoded protein: MPSAFFTIGHSTRPLPDFVDLLRENGVDLVADVRSMPRSRTNPQFNEADLPAALAPWQIGYAHLAELGGLRARQRSIDPSSNGYWRVRSFQNYADYALTPPFAAGLGRLRDLGAHRRCAIMCAEAVWWRCHRRIIADYLLAAGEEVRHILGPAHVELAHLTPGAVVHGDGRVTYPAADPSTG
- the ric gene encoding iron-sulfur cluster repair di-iron protein, yielding MTLETTLVRDIAVTRPGATAVLRRHRIDFCCNGGLSLAEAAARRDVDLGAVARELEALTPEPRTTPEQPEALIEHILKRFHEVHRREFPEAIRMARRVEAVHRANTDCPHGLADHLAQMSEDLESHQQKEERMLFPMMLAGGRGMTGLPIRRMLVEHEEVGAQLERLAELTGEFEPPQGACTTWRALYQACRKLDEDLREHMHLENNVLFPQFARAL
- a CDS encoding acyl-CoA dehydrogenase family protein, with product MGGGDDAAFLEDIRAFLARELTPDLREASRRTVGVYTDVASGLVWHRRLHARGWIAPAWPAQWGGAGWSARQRYLWDRECALNDAPVLFAAGVRSLGPLLIEAGTAAQRAEHLPRILSGEALWCQGFSETGAGSDLAGVATRAAQDGDDYLVTGAKVWTTGAHLSNWMFALVRTADGDRKQAGLTFLLIDMASAGISVSPIRDISGEHELNQVFFDAVRVPVANRVGAENDGWVVAKRLMQLARSNNTPAALVRRSLNRVRRVVTEDAAADPALRRRLAELEIELEAFTALELAALPEGRPEASAVSAPSMVKLVGTELHQKVHALGVDVACAAGAPHLAAGEFGDPELDAAQLFMAKHLAGRASTIYSGSSETQRNVIFRGRLGSRP
- a CDS encoding methyl-accepting chemotaxis protein → MVAISIASSALSIVRMREAAEATRWNNHTHEVLAAANAVGAAMVDQETGVRGFLIAGDDRFLEPYEAGGKAYGEAFERLKTLTSDNAEQQVRIEALGVAAAGWRDQVAAVEIRKMKDPAMVEEARQMEASQAGKTFMDEIRGRLGEIRSAEEVLLEKRSTEQRQDEAEAQLTLILGGVAGVVCAIILGVMLSRAIAAPLVALQGVMRKLASGDNTVEVDGVDRKDEVGAMAAAVQVFKEAAIEKLRLEGMTAEQAKAAEEDRRRQETAKAEAARQLALVVENIAAGLEKLSGGELTYRIVQPFSGEYEKLRTDFNAAMGQLQETMQVVAGNVRAMTAGAGEISQAADDLSKRTEQQAASLEETAAALDQITATVRKTAEGAIDASTVVNTAKEDAEHSGDVVRNAVSAMSEIERSAQQISQIIGVIDEIAFQTNLLALNAGVEAARAGDAGKGFAVVASEVRALAQRSAEAAKEIKTLIGASTQQVAQGVSLVGETGEALERIVGQVSRITSIVTEIAASAQEQATGLHQVNTAVNQMDQVTQQNAAMVEESTAASHNLAQEAQELSTLIGRFKVGQTAAAPLKARTPAAPRGRRPALKAVSSHVGGGGALRKPEVEVVADADRWEEF
- a CDS encoding chemotaxis protein CheW, whose product is MTRQAPPVRDLPAELISIRVGDQLFALDIMVVREIRGWSASTPLPQAPAYVLGMINLRGTVLPVLDLASRLGLPPSRPDSSSVVVVAEFGARPVGLLVSAVCDIITVAPEQVQTAPDLGDLGESAVVQGVITLENEIVTLLDLNAAWPEALLAA
- a CDS encoding amidase — protein: MRFEEYRAHDAVGLAELVARGEVSAGELLDAAVTRMAEVNPRINAVTLDLSDVARTAAPGSGPLAGVPFLLKDLGATLAGTVTSGGSKLFADAAAEADSATTRLYKAAGLNIFGKTNTPEFGLWPVTESEHLGVCRNPWDLARTPGGSSGGAAAAVAAGIVPAAHASDGGGSIRTPAACCGLFGMKPSRGRVSFAPQGEGWAGASVQHAVTRSVRDSAALLDAVCAPQPGDPYFLPPPERPFLEAAGRDPGRLRIGFTTAALQSQALDPECAEAVRDAAKLCEDLGHAVEEVKVPGDFPAMQAAAGLVIAASVAANLDAEAERRGRPVGKGEVEGLTMATYRRGQGVTGSAYVQALATLHAFGRDVAALFETYDVLLLSTLGRPAIPIGWIFEDRDQIADRLFSFMPNTQPFNNSGQPAMTVPLAWSGEGLPIGLQFVGRTGEEAMLFSLAGQLERARPWFDRVAPL